The following are encoded in a window of Caldilineales bacterium genomic DNA:
- a CDS encoding helix-turn-helix domain-containing protein, with translation MAFQTVTFGSFLRQLRQRAGMTQADLAAAAGYSAAFISNLEKEARQPNLEIIAQRFVPALALQDEPKLAARLIELAALARGMRPPAPASPAGGARMLEVADSAPGHGNLPASPTPLIGRASDVDWICRRLLGHHGRLMTLLGPPGVGKTRLALEAASRLQAVYADGACFVALDAVEDPSLVPLTLAAALGLEDKGLGEPQDQVIEYLRRKEMLLVLDNFE, from the coding sequence ATGGCTTTTCAGACGGTTACCTTCGGCTCCTTCCTGCGCCAGTTGCGCCAACGCGCCGGTATGACGCAGGCAGATTTGGCCGCGGCAGCGGGCTACAGCGCCGCTTTCATCAGCAATTTGGAGAAGGAAGCGCGACAGCCCAACCTGGAAATCATAGCCCAACGCTTCGTCCCGGCCCTGGCCTTGCAGGACGAGCCCAAACTGGCAGCCCGGCTGATCGAACTGGCTGCGCTCGCCCGCGGCATGCGTCCCCCTGCACCTGCCTCGCCCGCGGGCGGCGCCCGTATGCTGGAGGTCGCCGACTCCGCCCCCGGACACGGCAACCTGCCGGCTTCGCCTACGCCGCTGATCGGACGGGCGAGCGATGTCGATTGGATCTGCCGGCGTTTGTTGGGCCATCACGGCCGTCTGATGACTCTGTTGGGGCCGCCGGGCGTAGGCAAGACCAGGCTGGCGCTGGAGGCGGCGTCGCGGCTGCAAGCCGTCTACGCTGATGGCGCCTGCTTCGTAGCCCTGGATGCAGTCGAAGACCCCTCGCTTGTGCCCCTGACCCTTGCCGCCGCCCTGGGCCTGGAGGACAAGGGATTGGGCGAACCGCAAGACCAGGTGATCGAGTATCTGCGTCGAAAAGAGATGCTGCTGGTGCTGGACAATTTCGAGTAG